A stretch of Microbulbifer bruguierae DNA encodes these proteins:
- the gltX gene encoding glutamate--tRNA ligase yields MTVRTRIAPSPTGDPHVGTAYIALFNQCFAQAQGGQFILRIEDTDQVRSTPESEQAILDSLRWLGLDWQEGPDVGGPHGPYRQSERGDIYKKYCDELVAKGHAFHCYRTAEELEQLRAQLQETGKVTLKPSDLALPAEEVEKRKAAGEPFVVRMSVPESGTCVVEDLLRGPIEIDWAQVDAQVLLKSDGMPTYHLANVVDDHLMEITHVLRGEEWINSAPKHKLLYEYFGWEMPMLCHLPLLRNPDKTKLSKRKNPTSILYYQRAGFMPEALLNYLGRMGWSMPDEREKFTLAEMLEQFDIQRVSLGGPVFDVEKLSWLNGLWIRELEDEALADRLQSWLLNRDNLMKVLPHAKGRMETFGDFAPLVSFLAAGKLSLTEASFADSKLELEEQKKVLQFALWRLEALRSWSKDNIFAAMKELSTQMGVKLKDFNAPLFVAISGTTASFSVMDAMDLLGPDLSRARLRQAIDVLGGAGKKVLKRWEKEYAGL; encoded by the coding sequence ATGACCGTAAGAACCCGCATTGCTCCTTCTCCCACCGGTGATCCCCACGTAGGAACCGCCTACATCGCCCTGTTCAACCAGTGCTTCGCCCAGGCTCAAGGTGGCCAGTTTATTCTGCGCATTGAAGACACCGACCAGGTGCGCAGCACCCCGGAATCCGAGCAGGCGATTCTCGACAGTCTGCGTTGGCTGGGATTGGACTGGCAGGAAGGCCCGGATGTGGGCGGCCCACACGGTCCCTACCGCCAGAGTGAGCGCGGCGATATCTATAAAAAGTACTGTGATGAGCTGGTGGCAAAGGGGCACGCTTTCCACTGCTACCGCACCGCGGAAGAGCTGGAGCAGCTGCGCGCTCAGTTGCAGGAAACCGGCAAGGTAACCCTCAAGCCCAGCGACCTGGCGCTGCCAGCAGAAGAGGTGGAAAAGCGCAAAGCGGCCGGCGAGCCCTTTGTTGTGCGTATGAGCGTCCCGGAATCCGGTACCTGTGTCGTGGAAGACCTGTTGCGCGGTCCTATCGAGATTGACTGGGCCCAGGTCGATGCCCAGGTTCTGCTCAAGTCCGACGGCATGCCCACCTACCACCTGGCCAATGTGGTTGACGATCACCTGATGGAAATCACCCACGTACTGCGCGGTGAGGAGTGGATCAACTCCGCGCCCAAGCACAAGCTGCTGTACGAATACTTTGGCTGGGAAATGCCGATGCTGTGTCATCTGCCGCTTCTGCGCAATCCGGATAAGACCAAACTGTCAAAGCGCAAGAACCCTACATCCATCCTTTATTACCAGCGCGCCGGTTTTATGCCTGAAGCGCTACTGAACTACCTCGGCCGTATGGGTTGGTCCATGCCTGACGAGCGTGAGAAGTTCACCCTGGCGGAAATGCTCGAGCAGTTCGACATCCAGCGTGTCTCCCTCGGCGGCCCGGTATTTGATGTGGAGAAACTGAGCTGGCTCAACGGCCTGTGGATTCGCGAGCTGGAAGATGAGGCCCTGGCTGACCGTCTGCAGAGCTGGCTGCTGAACCGCGATAACCTGATGAAGGTATTGCCTCACGCCAAGGGCCGTATGGAAACCTTCGGTGACTTCGCCCCCCTGGTCAGCTTCCTCGCCGCCGGTAAGCTGTCACTCACCGAAGCCAGCTTTGCCGATAGCAAACTGGAGCTGGAAGAGCAGAAGAAGGTCCTGCAGTTCGCCCTCTGGCGTCTGGAAGCGCTGCGCAGCTGGAGCAAAGACAACATCTTCGCGGCGATGAAAGAGCTGTCCACCCAGATGGGCGTCAAGCTCAAGGATTTCAATGCGCCCCTGTTCGTCGCCATCAGTGGCACCACGGCCTCTTTCTCCGTGATGGACGCCATGGATCTCCTGGGCCCAGACCTCAGCCGCGCCCGCCTGCGGCAGGCCATCGACGTCCTCGGCGGCGCGGGCAAGAAAGTGTTGAAGCGCTGGGAGAAAGAGTACGCCGGGCTTTGA
- a CDS encoding glycerophosphodiester phosphodiesterase family protein — MLIAHSGDKIHHPENTLAAFEAAHGLGACAIATEVQFSKELTPWCCAGDGLEFVSAGISAPLHCLKDKDLKTLPLSSFQQLVDWAGRHRHLEWFVELGPATLQKVGAEAAIQRLLDEIPDSADAYVLLTSDLRSLRLARNLGFDQVALRIPNVARCLSVEVVTLAPDYLLIDQQAVDRQELPPGPWQWVVHEINTTQGAVHWHHRGAHHILTGNIPLLMRSREASNVYGI; from the coding sequence ATGCTCATTGCGCACTCAGGCGACAAAATTCACCACCCGGAAAATACCCTGGCAGCATTCGAGGCTGCCCATGGTCTTGGCGCCTGCGCAATTGCTACCGAAGTCCAATTCAGCAAGGAACTCACACCCTGGTGCTGCGCCGGCGATGGGCTTGAATTTGTGTCTGCTGGGATTTCTGCACCACTGCACTGCCTCAAGGACAAGGATCTGAAAACCCTGCCACTCAGCAGCTTCCAGCAACTGGTGGACTGGGCCGGTCGGCACCGGCACCTGGAATGGTTTGTGGAACTGGGACCTGCCACCCTGCAGAAGGTCGGTGCGGAGGCCGCTATCCAGCGCTTACTCGATGAAATCCCCGACAGCGCGGACGCCTATGTGCTGCTGACCTCAGACCTGCGCAGCCTTCGTCTGGCGCGCAACTTGGGTTTTGACCAGGTTGCGCTGCGTATCCCGAATGTGGCTCGCTGCCTGTCGGTGGAAGTGGTGACTCTGGCACCGGATTATCTGCTGATCGACCAGCAGGCAGTAGACCGCCAGGAGTTGCCTCCCGGCCCCTGGCAATGGGTGGTGCACGAGATCAATACCACTCAGGGCGCCGTACATTGGCATCACCGCGGCGCCCACCATATTCTCACTGGCAATATACCCCTGCTGATGCGCTCGCGGGAGGCCAGCAATGTCTACGGAATATGA